The following proteins are co-located in the Procambarus clarkii isolate CNS0578487 chromosome 4, FALCON_Pclarkii_2.0, whole genome shotgun sequence genome:
- the LOC138370877 gene encoding putative uncharacterized protein ENSP00000383309, whose product MGEGGRAGAGKTLVTSPPRQTLVTSPPRQTLVTSPPRQTLVTSPPRQTLVTSPPRQTLVTSPPRQTLVTSPPRQTLVTSPPRQTLVTSPPRQTLVTSPLRQTLVTSPPRQTLVTSPPRQTLVTSPPRQTLVTSPPRQTLVTSLPRQTLVTSPPRQTLVTSPPRQTLVTSPPRQTQVTSPPRQTLVTSPPRQTLVTSPPRQTLVTSPPRQTLVTSPPRQTLVTSPPRQTLVTSPPRQTLVTSPPRQTLVTSPPRQTLVTSPPRQTLVTSLPRQTLVTSPPRQTLVTSPPRQTLVTSPPRQTQVTSPPRQTLVTSPPRQTLVTSPPRQTLVTSPPRQTLVTSPPRQTLVTSPPRQTLVTSPPRQTLVTSPPRQTLVTSPPRQTLVTSPPRQTLVTSPPRQTLVTSPPRQTLVTSPPRQTLVTSPPRQTLVTSPPRQTLVTSPPRQTLVTSPPRQTLVTSPPRQTLVTSPPRQTLVTSPPRQTLVTSPPRQTLVTSPPRQTLVTSPPRQTLVTSLPRQTLVTSPPRQTLVTSPPRQTLVTSPPRQTLVTSPPRQTLVTSPPRQTLVTSPPRQTLVTSPPRQTLVTSLPRQTLVTSPPRQTLVTSPPRQTLVTSPPRQTQVTSPPRQTLVTSPPRQTLVTSPPRQTLVTSPPRQTLVTSPPRQTLVTSPPRQTLVTSPPRQTLVTSPPRQTLVTSPPRQTLVTSPPRQTQVAC is encoded by the coding sequence atgggggagggggggagagccgGGGCTGGGAAGACGCTGGTGACGTCTCCCCCGCGGCAGACGTTGGTGACGTCTCCCCCGCGGCAGACGCTGGTGACGTCTCCCCCGCGGCAGACGCTGGTGACGTCTCCCCCGCGGCAGACGTTGGTGACGTCTCCCCCGCGGCAGACATTGGTGACGTCTCCCCCGCGGCAGACGCTGGTGACGTCTCCCCCGCGGCAGACGTTGGTGACGTCTCCCCCGCGGCAGACGTTGGTGACGTCTCCCCCGCGGCAGACGCTGGTGACGTCTCCCCTGCGGCAGACGTTGGTGACGTCTCCCCCGCGGCAGACGTTGGTGACGTCTCCCCCGCGGCAGACGTTGGTGACGTCTCCCCCGCGGCAGACGCTGGTGACGTCTCCCCCGCGGCAGACGCTGGTGACGTCTCTCCCGCGGCAGACGCTGGTGACGTCTCCCCCGCGGCAGACGTTGGTGACGTCTCCCCCGCGGCAGACGCTGGTGACGTCTCCCCCGCGGCAGACGCAGGTGACGTCTCCCCCGCGGCAGACGTTGGTGACGTCTCCCCCGCGGCAGACGCTGGTGACGTCTCCCCCGCGGCAGACGCTGGTGACGTCTCCCCCGCGGCAGACGCTGGTGACGTCTCCCCCGCGGCAGACGCTGGTGACGTCTCCCCCGCGGCAGACGCTGGTGACGTCTCCCCCGCGGCAGACGCTGGTGACGTCTCCCCCGCGGCAGACGCTGGTGACGTCTCCCCCGCGGCAGACGCTGGTGACGTCTCCCCCGCGGCAGACGCTGGTGACGTCTCTCCCGCGGCAGACGCTGGTGACGTCTCCCCCGCGGCAGACGTTGGTGACGTCTCCCCCGCGGCAGACGCTGGTGACGTCTCCCCCGCGGCAGACGCAGGTGACGTCTCCCCCGCGGCAGACGTTGGTGACGTCTCCCCCGCGGCAGACGCTGGTGACGTCTCCCCCGCGGCAGACGCTGGTGACGTCTCCCCCGCGGCAGACGCTGGTGACGTCTCCCCCGCGGCAGACGCTGGTGACGTCTCCCCCGCGGCAGACGCTGGTGACGTCTCCCCCGCGGCAGACGCTGGTGACGTCTCCCCCGCGGCAGACGCTGGTGACGTCTCCCCCGCGGCAGACGCTGGTGACGTCTCCCCCGCGGCAGACGCTGGTGACGTCTCCCCCGCGGCAGACGCTGGTGACGTCTCCCCCGCGGCAGACGCTGGTGACGTCTCCCCCGCGGCAGACGCTGGTGACGTCTCCCCCGCGGCAGACGCTGGTGACGTCTCCCCCGCGGCAGACGCTGGTGACGTCTCCCCCGCGGCAGACGCTGGTGACGTCTCCCCCGCGGCAGACGCTGGTGACGTCTCCCCCGCGGCAGACGCTGGTGACGTCTCCCCCGCGGCAGACGCTGGTGACGTCTCCCCCGCGGCAGACGCTGGTGACGTCTCCCCCGCGGCAGACGCTGGTGACGTCTCCCCCGCGGCAGACGCTGGTGACGTCTCCCCCGCGGCAGACGCTGGTGACGTCTCTCCCGCGGCAGACGCTGGTGACGTCTCCCCCGCGGCAGACGCTGGTGACGTCTCCCCCGCGGCAGACGCTGGTGACGTCTCCCCCGCGGCAGACGCTGGTGACGTCTCCCCCGCGGCAGACGCTGGTGACGTCTCCCCCGCGGCAGACGCTGGTGACGTCTCCCCCGCGGCAGACGCTGGTGACGTCTCCCCCGCGGCAGACGCTGGTGACGTCTCTCCCGCGGCAGACGCTGGTGACGTCTCCCCCGCGGCAGACGTTGGTGACGTCTCCCCCGCGGCAGACGCTGGTGACGTCTCCCCCGCGGCAGACGCAGGTGACGTCTCCCCCGCGGCAGACGTTGGTGACGTCTCCCCCGCGGCAGACGCTGGTGACGTCTCCCCCGCGGCAGACGCTGGTGACGTCTCCCCCGCGGCAGACGCTGGTGACGTCTCCCCCGCGGCAGACGCTGGTGACGTCTCCCCCGCGGCAGACGCTGGTGACGTCTCCCCCGCGGCAGACGCTGGTGACGTCTCCCCCGCGGCAGACGCTGGTGACGTCTCCCCCGCGGCAGACGCTGGTGACGTCTCCCCCGCGGCAGACGCAGGTTGCGtgttaa